CTGCGCGACCTGCTCGACGATCGTGTAGACCTGCAGCATCGGCGCGCTCTGCCCGCGGACGAAATCGCGAGAGAATTTCTGGCTTTTCTGCTCCCGATGGTGCTGGACCTCGCGCCCCAGCCGCTGAGCGGTCAGCTCCCGCTCGAGCACGAGCAGGAGCTCCTCGCGGATCGGCTTCCCTTTCGTGAGGTAGTCGCGGGCGCCGAGCCGCATGGCCTGAACCGCGGTCTCATGATCGGGCTCGCCGGTCAGCATCACGACGATCTGCTCGGGCCATTGGACCCGGATGCGCTCCAGGACCTGGATGCCGGTCAGATCGGGCAGGCGGATGTCGAGGAGCACGAGATCGGCCGGCTCCTTCTCGAGCAGCTGGAGCGCCGCCTTGCCGGAGTCCGCGGTGAGGACGTGATAGCCCTCGGCCTTCAATTCCCGTGGGAGGAAATGGCGGATCGTCTCATCGTCGTCGATGACCAGTACGGTTGCCTTCATCTCGGCTTCCCTCTCACGCGGCCGCGGGGAGAAGGATCCGGAATCGGGTTCCTTGGCCCGGCGCGCTCACGACCTCGATCGATCCGCCGTGGCGCTGCACGATGCCGTGCGCCACGAACAACCCCAGGCCGGTACCCTTCGGGCGCGTCGTGTAGAACGGCTCGAACAGGTGCGGCAGGTGGTCCGGCTCGATTCCGACTCCCGTATCCGCGATCTCGATTTCGACTCGGGATAACGGCGGGTTTCCCACGGGGCGGGCCCGGATCGCCACTTCCCCCTGGTTGGGAATCGCCTGCACCGCGTTTTGAACGAGGTTCAGGAATACCTGCTGGAGCTGGTCGGTGTCGGCCAGGACCTTGGGCCAATGATCGGCACCTTCGAGGCGTATCTGGACCCTTCCCTCTTCGATCGTGGGACCCAGGCTCTGGATCGCCCGGCCGGCCGCGTCGGCGACCGAGACCGGCCCGAGCGTGAGCATTCTGGGCCGCGTGGCCGAGAGCAGGTCCTGGATGATGGAGTTGAGACGGGAGACCTCGCGCAGGATGAACGTGACGTCCTCGTGCCGCTCGTCCCCTTCGGGAAAACCACGGCTCAAATACTGCACGCCGGTCGCGATGCCTGTGAGCGGGTTTCGGATTTCGTGAGCGACGCTCGAGGCGAACCGTCCGAGCGCGGCCAGCCGGTCCAATTGTCTGATTCGCTCCTCCATGGTTCTCAGATTCGAGAGATCCGTCAGCGTCGCGACCGCTCCCCGGATGCGCCCCTCCGCGTCTCGGAGCGCGGCCGCATTCACTTCGATGGGAATCGAAACGCCGTCCTGTCTCCGCACGATGTGCTCGGAGGGCGCCTCGACGCCGCCCCGTTTGAGAGAACGGAGCAAGGAGCCGTGCCAACCTTCCGCGCCGGCGATCTCATCGATTCGTCGCGCGAGCGCCGCCGCGCGCGGCGTGCCTGAGATATCCTCCGCGGAACGATTCCACGCGAGGACCTGCCCTTCGCGATCGACCGCGACCACGCCCAGGGGCATGTTTTCGATCACGTCCTCGCGAAAGCGGGCCTCGAGATCCAGCGCCTCGTTCAATGCCAGATTCACGAGGACCGCCCCAAGGGAGGGGACGATCGCCTCGAGCGACCCGCGCCGCGCCCAATCCGACTCCCCCTCCACGCCCACGAGTCCTACGACGCGGCGAAACTCGCAGCGGCCACATTGCCTTTGCCCTCCTGCGAGATCCTCGAGCCGCGCGCCGGTGATGGCGCAGGCGCCCCCCTCGGGAGTAGCGCCCGGGCAGGGGTGCAGCCCTCCGCTCAGGCGGTCGGCCGGCATGTCCCCTCGGATCACGAGGGCATGCCACGGCCCGCCTCGACGCCCCCGGGGGTCGCTCCGCATGGCGGTCTCGACTTCGCCCAGCGAGACCCAGCGGAGCCACTCGGGGTTCAGCTCGGCCGCCGGCACCCGCTCCGTGGTCCCCGCGTTGGAAGGAGAGGCGGGCCGGTGGAGGCAAAACTCGGAGGGATGGCCCCGCATTCGCCCCAACCAGAGCCGCGGCTCGTCGAGCGCGCGCGAGAGGTATTGGAGCAGGAGGTGGTACGGGCGGTCCGGATCCGCGTCGCGGATCGCGAATCCCATGAGCTCGCCGAGCCCCTCGAGCTGCACGCGCGTCGCGAGCCCGCGGCGGAAATTCGCCTCCAGATCCGCGAGCAGGAGTCCGACCAGCGCCTCCAGGGAGCGGGCGTCCCGCTCGCGTTCCGGCCCTTCGAGCTTCTGAAACTGCGGCAGGCCGCAGAGCGAGCGGATTTCTTCCGCCCGCCGCCAGAGCTCCTCCACCGCGCTGACCTGGCTAATGCGTTCCGGCGTTTTCAAAGGTAGGTGGATTGGGTTGGCAGGGATGCTGCGCGACCCCAGAGTAGGCGCGCGGTATCGCGGGTGAGACCCTACACTGTAGAAGTTAGAGGTTCAAGCCAAAGGCGAGAACTACGGCAGGATGGCGAGGTGCTCGACGCTCCGCCCCGAAGGGCTCTCGAGAACGACGTTGTACATCCCGGGCGCGACCGCACGTCCCCAGGTCGAGCGGCAATCCCACGACACGCTGTGCTCCCCCGGGGGTAGATCGCCGTCCACCAGCTCGCAGATCTTGTGCCCCATGAGGTCGAACACCGTGATCCGGGTCCGAACCGTGCCGCCCGTTCCAACCGCGAAGCGGAAGGTGACGTTGTCGTGCGCCGGATTCGGGAAACCGTGGATGTCCGTTTCCGCGATCTGGGCGGCGACGCCGGGGAGCGTCACCCCGGCGATGGCCGGTGCGCCTTCCTGTCCCCCGCCGAAGGTCGCGAGGCGATACTCGTAGCTGAGGCCGGGACTGACCGTCGTGTCGGTCCAACTGGTGGCTGTGATCGGCAAGGCCCTGAGAAGCCGCGGAGAGAGCTCGCCGGGGCCTTTCCTGTACATTCGGCTTTCGCTTCCCGCGTCCGGCGCGAGGGCGCTCCAGCTCAGCGTGACCGAAGACGGCGTGGCCAAGGCCTGAAACTGTTGCGGCGTGGCCAGCGTGAAGGTTTCCCTGGCCACTTTGACGGAGAGGTCGGAGAACGCGGACCAATTTGGAATTTCGTCCGAGGTCCGGATGATGAAGTAGTACGTCTGACCCGAATCCAGACCGGCCACGGTGAAGGCCTCTTTGGTGCCCGCGATACGAGGGGCCGGAACGCTGGGCACGGAGGTCGCGGCGTTCCACCAGGACGTCGTATCGACGCCGGTGACTCCGACCGTGCGGTAGCGCAGCTCGTAGGTGCTCGCCGTGCCGATCGAGCCGTCGTCGCCCGGAGCGGTCCACGTCAAGCCGACGAACCCCGCCCGGGCATCGGCAAACCCAAAGAGCGCACCGGCCGCGACGAGCGCCGCGATGCAGGAGCCTCCCGCCGAACGGCGATGAGCGTTCTTAGCGAGCACTGCTCGCCAAGACGTCGAAGGTGGACAGCTCAGCCGTAGAACCGCTCGGCTGCCCGCCGGAGTTATAGCCGAGGTCCCGCACGGCCGCCGGCGCGATCACGTCGGTTGTGGTCCCATTCACCACATTCGAAAGCGCTGCTGCGTTCCCCGCTTCGTCCAATGCCTTGATCGCGATGTAATACGTCTTGCTGCCTGCCAGCCCGCTCAGGACGTAGGTCTGCGCCGTGCCGGCGACGGCGGGTGCCGGCGCTCCGGTGGCGGGCGCTGCAGAGGCCCAGTTGGACGAGGTGATGGGGCTGGACGAATAGCGAATCTGGTAGCTCGCGGCGGTCCCCGTGTTTCCATCGTCGCCAGGAGCGGTCCACCGGACGGAAATCGATGCGCCTGCGACTTGGGTTACGGAAAGGTCCGCGATGGTCCCAGGTGCCGTGGCGTCGCCGCCCGTTTTCTTCACGGCCAGGTTGGAATACCCGGACCAGTTTGGAACTTCGTCCGCTGTGCGGATGATGAAGTAATACGTTGTCGAGGGCGTGAGCCCCCGCACCAGCACCGAGTCCATGGAACCGGCAGGACTGGGCGCGGGTACGGGAAACAGCGTGGCGGCATTCCACCAAGAGAGAGTGTCGACTCCGCTGACCGGAGTCGCGCGATATCGCAGCTCGTACCGAAAGGCCCTGCCGATGTTTCCGTCATCTCCGGGCGCTGTCCAGTAAAGCGCCACGGTCGAGTCGGCCGATGTCTGGGCGCTCACCGGCGAGACGCTCAGAGCGGTCCCCACGAAGACTCCCGCGCCAAACAGCGCGGCGGCCCATGGGATCGGGTGGCGGCGGGGTCTGTCGAGTCTAGTCCACAAGATGGCGCTGCAGCGCTGTAGCACGAGATGCCCCCTCTTGTGCGCCGGGTCGGCTTGGCAATGGCTTGCCCCCGGCTGTCCCAGGACGTGGTGCTACGGTTTTCGAATTGTGGATTCGCCCTTCCCCAGTTGGGCCGTCGAGCAGGAAAGGTGCCAGGGCTAGCAATCGGGGCATTCATGAGCAGGCGACGGACCCCGTTTTGGTCGGGTTGCGCCTGACTCCGCAATAGGGGTCCATCGTTTGCGGTGGCTCCTTCGGGCAATTCGCACAAGCGCACGAGCAGCCTGCAAAGGGGCTCCCGCTAGCCCAAGGTGGTACTATTGCGTACGAATCGGTGCTCCCCCATCGCGAGCCTGGACCGCACGGCGCGTCGGGGTTTCCGGCCGGGTGCGGGGCTCAAAGCGCGTAGGGACAACTTCTATGGCGCCCCACATTAGCTGGCACCCTTCGTGCTAGTTTCCTATCAGCGCCGCCTCTCACCGGCGCGCTGGGGACGCCATAAAACACCTTCATTTACGTTTCGTGGGCACGAATCAGCCTCGGCTCGGCCGCCCACACAGGACGGGGGAGTTCCGGAAACGCCAATGAATTTCGTGCGCACCGCACCTCTGGAAATGTACCCTCGGCGCGACTCGTCGTTCTCTCGCTGTCAGACCCGAATGGGGTGGGCGCTTTGGGGCGCCCGTTGCGAGGCACTCTCTCCTGAGGTTGCGGAAGCGGCCGGCACATGCACGCTAGGCTCGATCATCGATAGCTGGACCATTCTCGCGCCCGGTTCTCCCTCCGCCGACAAAGAACCGCCAGCGCCCCCTCAAGATTTGCGGCCCGGAGGCTGACATGCGCGTCATGAAGTTACGATTGGGTCTACTGGGGGCGAGTGCCCTGCTCGCCCTCATGGGCACGTGGAGCGTCGCCGCCGCGGCGGTGGACGAGGTCCATTGGAGCTTTGTCGGGCAGACCGCGGTGACGTTCGATTGGCGCGGCGCCGGGAACACCATTCAATTCGGGACCACAACCGCCTACGGGCGGAGCGTAACCGCGTCCACGCCGAGCCCGGCCCCCTATTCCTCGGCGGGCCCGTTCTGGGAAGCGAAGCTCACCGGGCTGACGGAGAACACGGTCTATCACTACTCGATCGCGGGCGGAGCCGATCACACGTTTCGCACGCCCCCGCCTCGGGGCTCATCCGACTTCACGGTCTACGTGGAAGGGGACATCGGCGACGTGGCCACGTACTCTAACGTGGGACCGGTGCAGTCCCTGATCGGGACGGCGGCTCCGGCTTTCGTCCTGGCGGTTGGGGATCTCACCTATGGCAACGCCCACGGCCAGGCCTCGGTCGACAATCATTTCAACGACGTGATGGTGTGGTCGCAGAATGCGGCCTATCAGCCCGCGTGGGGAAATCACGAGTGGGATAAGACCACGGACGACTTGAGGAATTACAAAGGCCGGTTCGACTTTCCCAACGCGCAGACCTCTCCCGGCTCCCCCTCGGTCAGCTGCTGCGGCGAAGACTGGTACTGGTTCGACTACGGAAACGTCCGCTTCATCGCCTATCCCGAGCCCTGGTCCGGGGCCTGGGCCGACTGGCGGACCAAGGCGGGCGCCATCATGGACGCCGCGCAGAGCGATCCGGCGATCAAGTTCATCGTGACCTTCGGCCATCGGCCCGCCTACTCCTCGGGGCATCACCCGGGGGACGCCACGCTGAAGGGGTACCTCGACGCCCTCGGGGCGTCGCACAGCAAGTACAAGTTGAACCTGAACGGGCACAGCCACAACTACGAGCGCTCGTCTCCCCAGAGCGGGGTGGTTCACATCACGGCGGGCACGGGGGGATCGAGCCTGGAGGAGGACGGGAGCTGTCTCTGGCTGGCGTGCACGCAACCCGCGTGGTCGGTATTCCGGGCGATGCACCTCGGCCCCCTGCGGCTTCGCTTCACGTCGTCGGGGATCCAGGGCACCTTCATCTGCGGACCGCCGGGAGGCGGGACCAATGACGTGACCTGCACGCTGGGAAGCGTCCTCGATTCGTTCACCATCGGATCCCCCGCGGTCGGCGACGTGATTGCGCCCGCGTCGATCAGCGATGTCAGGACCTCCCCGTGATGGGTTGCCGGACGCACGGTCTGGCGCGAAAAGCGGCGGGTCTCGTCCTCGCGGCGGGGCTCGGCATGTGCGCGGCCTCCCCGGCGTCGGCGATCACGTACCCCGGCTTCATCGACATGGTCACCGACCCGACTCTGGTGTTCGCGGTTCCGATCGTCGGAAAGCCGGCCTACCAGTCCCCCTTCACGGATCTCGTATTCCGGACCCGCGTGACGCGGATTGCCAACGATCCGGGCGCTTCGACCGCACCGGTCTCCGGAACCTGGGGGTCCGACGCCCGGCACCACTATTCGAAGACGCAACCCTGGAACTCGGACAACTCCCT
This Candidatus Eisenbacteria bacterium DNA region includes the following protein-coding sequences:
- a CDS encoding fibronectin type III domain-containing protein, giving the protein MGTALSVSPVSAQTSADSTVALYWTAPGDDGNIGRAFRYELRYRATPVSGVDTLSWWNAATLFPVPAPSPAGSMDSVLVRGLTPSTTYYFIIRTADEVPNWSGYSNLAVKKTGGDATAPGTIADLSVTQVAGASISVRWTAPGDDGNTGTAASYQIRYSSSPITSSNWASAAPATGAPAPAVAGTAQTYVLSGLAGSKTYYIAIKALDEAGNAAALSNVVNGTTTDVIAPAAVRDLGYNSGGQPSGSTAELSTFDVLASSAR
- a CDS encoding metallophosphoesterase family protein, coding for MKLRLGLLGASALLALMGTWSVAAAAVDEVHWSFVGQTAVTFDWRGAGNTIQFGTTTAYGRSVTASTPSPAPYSSAGPFWEAKLTGLTENTVYHYSIAGGADHTFRTPPPRGSSDFTVYVEGDIGDVATYSNVGPVQSLIGTAAPAFVLAVGDLTYGNAHGQASVDNHFNDVMVWSQNAAYQPAWGNHEWDKTTDDLRNYKGRFDFPNAQTSPGSPSVSCCGEDWYWFDYGNVRFIAYPEPWSGAWADWRTKAGAIMDAAQSDPAIKFIVTFGHRPAYSSGHHPGDATLKGYLDALGASHSKYKLNLNGHSHNYERSSPQSGVVHITAGTGGSSLEEDGSCLWLACTQPAWSVFRAMHLGPLRLRFTSSGIQGTFICGPPGGGTNDVTCTLGSVLDSFTIGSPAVGDVIAPASISDVRTSP